The following proteins come from a genomic window of Candidatus Leptovillus gracilis:
- a CDS encoding cellulase family glycosylhydrolase: MKRSVYAVLLFTAVFCLFIPFTLVAQTSVTLTTANPTAPQETSYVYLPVITNRHDSQFPAPLFGVQMYGNSGVSSPYHPYLIGSQSRWLRNRISWESVEPTNRPVEEFIWGGADNATAAARPDNGGLHLVFVIGDGVPEWARLLPNKPYGPIHPNALPDFAEFVQAIVERYDGDGYQDAPGGQVIKHWELVNEPDSNREGWGEYGSEYAAMLQVAYTAIKLADPQAQVVMGGVAHDWFEYQGGPFNSSFLDDVLAAGGGNYFDVMNFHVYPLFAPNWDSNGTGLKEKTAAIRSKLASYGLNKPVIITEGGWYDSEPSNPDEQIARLVQLFTQSYAVNIKVMIWWMLHDPGSYFPNFGLVTNADSGPAAPKAAYTAYQSAYNLLSNTRFVRELPPAETGAANMEAYLFQSLTGPLYVAWLNPYQTLETKPLRIPGSQATLLDGQGSYSNTIYDTDGDGYVIIPITRHPIYIRVN; this comes from the coding sequence ATGAAACGATCTGTTTATGCTGTACTGTTATTCACTGCTGTTTTCTGTCTCTTTATCCCCTTCACTTTAGTGGCCCAAACCAGTGTAACATTGACAACCGCAAATCCTACAGCACCACAAGAAACAAGTTATGTCTATTTACCGGTCATTACCAATCGTCATGATTCGCAGTTTCCGGCGCCGCTTTTTGGCGTGCAAATGTATGGCAACAGCGGCGTATCGTCGCCCTATCATCCGTACCTTATCGGCAGCCAGAGCCGATGGCTGCGCAACAGGATTTCGTGGGAGAGCGTAGAGCCAACCAACCGGCCGGTAGAAGAGTTTATCTGGGGCGGGGCGGACAACGCTACCGCCGCCGCCCGGCCAGACAACGGCGGGCTGCATCTGGTTTTTGTCATTGGCGATGGCGTGCCAGAGTGGGCCAGGCTGCTGCCTAACAAACCCTATGGTCCGATTCACCCCAACGCGCTGCCAGATTTTGCCGAGTTTGTCCAGGCTATTGTGGAACGGTACGATGGCGATGGCTATCAGGATGCGCCGGGCGGGCAGGTCATTAAGCATTGGGAACTGGTGAACGAACCAGACAGCAACCGCGAGGGATGGGGCGAATATGGTTCCGAATATGCAGCCATGTTGCAAGTTGCTTATACAGCCATCAAACTTGCCGACCCTCAAGCCCAGGTGGTGATGGGGGGTGTCGCCCATGATTGGTTTGAGTATCAGGGCGGCCCTTTCAACTCATCATTTCTAGATGATGTACTGGCGGCTGGGGGTGGCAATTACTTTGATGTAATGAATTTTCACGTTTACCCCCTGTTTGCGCCAAATTGGGACAGTAACGGCACAGGATTAAAGGAAAAAACGGCCGCGATCCGCAGCAAACTCGCCAGCTATGGGCTGAACAAACCGGTCATTATCACCGAGGGCGGCTGGTACGACAGCGAACCCAGCAACCCCGATGAGCAGATAGCCCGGCTGGTGCAGTTGTTCACCCAAAGTTACGCGGTCAACATCAAAGTGATGATCTGGTGGATGCTGCACGATCCCGGTAGTTACTTTCCCAATTTTGGCCTGGTCACCAATGCCGATAGCGGCCCAGCCGCGCCCAAGGCGGCCTACACCGCCTACCAGTCAGCCTATAACTTGTTGAGCAACACCCGTTTTGTGCGTGAACTGCCACCGGCGGAAACTGGGGCGGCAAACATGGAAGCCTACTTGTTTCAGAGCCTTACCGGCCCCTTGTATGTGGCCTGGCTAAATCCCTACCAAACCCTGGAAACCAAACCGCTGCGTATTCCCGGCAGCCAGGCTACGCTGCTAGACGGCCAGGGAAGTTACAGCAACACCATCTACGATACGGATGGCGATGGCTACGTGATCATCCCGATCACCCGGCATCCCATCTACATACGGGTGAACTAA